In Mycobacteriales bacterium, one genomic interval encodes:
- a CDS encoding phosphodiester glycosidase family protein — translation MNAQPRPHRSPLRFAAPAAVVALGAGLGLAPSAHASPALGAWSCPQAEALVAGTTWHTHKLAPGVTLTEGNRTDDHGRGLVKMHVLTVDIGQRGVSFVPLVHSVANRQPLSRLAAGHPHLVAAVNTGYFDFNTGAPTQPLIVDGTPLVMSSRFMRVLGFNAEGKVQYGRVRLDAKLYDGQQSYGIDGLNDVSDGGLQAYSPAWGARAVPSSWASDARSVVGDVLGANAARSARVPSDGFELEADGGSASSWLARLTSGSTAGIAAKVRQTTKRPFVQAYGVGAEVVKHKGQTRNGLACDTANTTTPARTAFGIADHGKVFVIAEAEDHPGTDVHGLDANEMSGLMAQLGVDRAWDVDGSGSTELLAKLPSQHSLELRTYPADGEERPMPVGLGIAYVAPRHVKPVGRHH, via the coding sequence GTGAACGCCCAGCCTCGCCCCCATCGCTCGCCGCTGCGGTTCGCCGCGCCCGCAGCCGTCGTCGCACTCGGCGCCGGCCTCGGGCTCGCGCCGAGCGCCCACGCCTCACCCGCGCTGGGGGCGTGGTCGTGCCCGCAGGCCGAGGCGCTGGTCGCCGGCACGACCTGGCACACCCACAAGCTCGCCCCCGGGGTGACGTTGACCGAGGGCAACCGGACCGACGACCACGGCCGGGGTCTGGTGAAGATGCACGTTCTGACCGTCGACATCGGGCAGCGCGGCGTGTCCTTCGTCCCGCTGGTCCACTCGGTTGCCAACCGGCAGCCGCTGAGCCGGCTGGCCGCCGGGCATCCTCACCTGGTGGCGGCGGTCAACACCGGCTACTTCGACTTCAACACCGGTGCGCCGACCCAGCCGCTGATCGTCGACGGCACGCCGCTGGTCATGTCCAGCCGGTTCATGCGGGTGCTCGGCTTCAACGCCGAAGGCAAGGTGCAGTACGGCAGGGTCCGGCTCGACGCGAAGCTGTACGACGGCCAGCAGTCCTACGGAATCGACGGGCTCAACGACGTGTCGGACGGCGGCCTGCAGGCCTACAGCCCGGCATGGGGTGCCCGCGCGGTCCCGTCGAGCTGGGCGTCGGACGCGCGTTCCGTGGTCGGCGACGTCCTCGGCGCGAACGCGGCCCGCTCGGCCCGGGTTCCCAGCGACGGGTTCGAGCTCGAAGCTGACGGCGGCTCCGCGTCGAGCTGGCTCGCCCGCCTCACCTCGGGCTCGACTGCCGGCATCGCGGCCAAGGTGCGCCAGACGACCAAGCGGCCGTTCGTGCAGGCGTACGGAGTCGGCGCGGAGGTCGTGAAGCACAAGGGCCAGACCCGCAACGGGCTGGCCTGCGACACCGCCAACACCACCACGCCGGCCCGGACCGCGTTCGGGATCGCCGACCACGGCAAGGTGTTCGTGATCGCCGAGGCCGAAGACCACCCCGGCACCGACGTACACGGCCTGGACGCGAACGAGATGTCCGGGCTGATGGCCCAGCTCGGCGTCGACCGGGCATGGGACGTCGACGGCTCCGGCTCGACGGAGCTGCTCGCCAAGCTTCCCTCGCAGCACAGCCTCGAGCTCCGGACCTACCCCGCCGACGGCGAGGAGCGGCCGATGCCGGTCGGCCTCGGGATCGCCTATGTGGCGCCCAGACACGTCAAGCCGGTCGGGCGTCACCACTAG
- a CDS encoding DNA adenine methylase has protein sequence MIKYLGSKRTLVPVLGAIAAAVGARSAVDLFTGTTRVAQELKRRGLEVTAVDVATYSEILAQCFIATDRSQVDEAHLAGVLDELGRLPGRRGYFTETFCEAARYFQPKNGERVDAIRDELEASYAGTPLFPILLTALMLAADRVDSTTGVQMAYLKRWAPRAHRDLELKPPELIAGRGSAIRGDVSVLLDGLPRYDLAYVDPPYNQHRYFTNYHVWETLVRWDAPAHYGVACKRADSRDAATKSVFNSRRKMPGALRDVIMRLSAEVVVVSHNDESWVTPEEIARWLTEAGHDEVGTAGFDSKRYVGAQIGIHDPRGRKVGEVSHLRNVEHLIVAGPAAKVAAAMEVCRASGDARPA, from the coding sequence GTGATCAAGTACCTCGGCTCGAAGCGGACGCTGGTCCCGGTGCTCGGAGCGATCGCCGCGGCGGTCGGCGCACGCAGCGCCGTCGACTTGTTCACCGGCACCACCCGGGTCGCCCAGGAGCTCAAGCGGCGCGGCCTCGAGGTGACCGCGGTCGACGTCGCGACGTACTCGGAGATCCTCGCCCAGTGCTTCATCGCGACCGACCGGTCGCAGGTGGACGAGGCGCACCTGGCCGGGGTGCTCGACGAGCTCGGCCGGCTGCCCGGCCGTCGCGGCTACTTCACCGAGACCTTCTGCGAGGCGGCGCGCTACTTCCAGCCGAAGAACGGCGAACGGGTCGACGCGATCCGCGACGAGCTGGAAGCGTCGTACGCCGGCACCCCGTTGTTCCCGATCCTGCTGACGGCGCTGATGCTTGCCGCCGACCGCGTCGACTCGACGACCGGCGTCCAGATGGCCTACCTCAAGCGATGGGCGCCGCGCGCCCACCGCGACCTCGAGCTGAAACCGCCCGAGCTCATCGCGGGCCGCGGCTCGGCGATCCGCGGTGACGTGTCGGTGCTGCTCGACGGGCTGCCGCGCTACGACCTCGCGTACGTGGACCCGCCGTACAACCAGCACCGCTACTTCACGAACTACCACGTCTGGGAGACCCTCGTCCGCTGGGACGCCCCGGCCCATTACGGCGTCGCGTGCAAACGGGCGGACAGCCGTGACGCGGCGACGAAGAGCGTCTTCAACAGTCGCCGCAAGATGCCGGGCGCGCTGCGCGACGTCATCATGCGGCTTTCCGCGGAGGTGGTCGTCGTCTCGCACAACGACGAGTCGTGGGTGACCCCGGAGGAGATCGCGCGGTGGCTCACGGAGGCCGGCCACGACGAGGTCGGGACCGCGGGTTTCGACAGCAAGCGCTACGTCGGCGCGCAGATCGGCATCCACGACCCGCGCGGGCGCAAGGTCGGTGAGGTCTCGCACTTGCGCAACGTCGAGCACCTGATCGTGGCGGGCCCGGCGGCCAAGGTCGCCGCCGCGATGGAGGTCTGCCGCGCTAGTGGTGACGCCCGACCGGCTTGA
- a CDS encoding PQQ-binding-like beta-propeller repeat protein, with amino-acid sequence MRRRGVALWVTTAALTMTGSVAAFGVDAGAGRAVTGGHVSAGCASTDWRQYGYNPDHSFAVPAGCSPISSKNVATLIPRWFFHTKDSVTASPAVVGDSVYVGDWDGKFYSLDAKTGKEQWVFDIRLADPVAFGQIVSSAAVEPFPVGDTGKTQEVVVFGGGSTVWALAADTGKLLASIDLDPRKAKLRKQQQASANPPVVEIESSPAVADVKVGDTVQRRVYVGLDVHNDSGVGRTGIVALRLLANADGHWSFDPLWKNDAETDRTYYGRAGLTAGSGQGQGCGDVWSSPAVDGAADLLVYGVGNCDHPPNAMAHHQNWAESLMAVNAATGRFLWRYSPSEHHGSKSADIKAAYLDDDFGSSANIYRNDRGQLVAGDGSKGSVYYARAARTGASLWQTADGSPGNLSEDFAVGGFIGSLAVASNASGEATQIVGGTAIPIPLAKDGGNLLGALEDIHSFDANTGKVLWSDRLVAPTYGSTSIVNDIALLPMTVASSVVAVDLKTGLPLWVGPVLGPPSSTAVVSGSSVYLGTGTNETDLEYKALNLAIPPSLERTIGQSPLSPLSGVQAFQLL; translated from the coding sequence ATGAGACGACGCGGCGTTGCGCTGTGGGTGACGACTGCCGCGCTGACCATGACCGGCTCGGTCGCGGCCTTCGGCGTGGACGCCGGCGCGGGGCGGGCAGTGACCGGCGGTCACGTCTCGGCCGGCTGCGCGAGCACTGACTGGCGGCAGTACGGCTACAACCCGGACCACAGCTTCGCGGTGCCGGCCGGCTGCTCACCCATCTCGTCGAAGAACGTCGCGACGCTGATCCCGAGGTGGTTCTTCCACACCAAGGACTCGGTGACCGCCTCCCCTGCCGTGGTCGGCGACAGCGTGTACGTCGGGGACTGGGACGGCAAGTTCTACTCACTCGACGCAAAGACCGGCAAGGAGCAGTGGGTCTTCGACATCCGCCTCGCCGACCCGGTCGCGTTCGGCCAGATCGTGTCGAGCGCCGCGGTCGAGCCGTTCCCGGTCGGTGACACCGGCAAGACCCAGGAGGTCGTGGTCTTCGGGGGCGGCTCCACGGTCTGGGCGCTGGCTGCCGACACCGGCAAGCTGCTCGCCTCGATCGACCTGGATCCGCGCAAGGCGAAGCTGCGCAAGCAGCAGCAAGCCTCGGCCAACCCGCCGGTCGTGGAGATCGAGTCCTCGCCCGCTGTGGCGGACGTCAAGGTCGGTGACACCGTGCAGCGGCGGGTGTATGTCGGTCTCGACGTACACAACGACAGCGGGGTGGGGCGCACCGGGATCGTGGCGCTGCGGCTCCTCGCGAACGCCGACGGCCACTGGTCGTTCGACCCGCTGTGGAAGAACGACGCCGAGACCGACCGCACCTACTACGGCCGGGCGGGCCTGACCGCCGGGTCCGGACAGGGTCAAGGTTGCGGCGACGTGTGGTCCTCGCCCGCCGTCGACGGCGCCGCGGACCTGCTGGTCTATGGCGTCGGCAACTGCGACCACCCGCCGAACGCGATGGCGCACCACCAGAACTGGGCCGAGTCGCTGATGGCCGTCAACGCCGCCACCGGCAGGTTCCTGTGGCGGTACTCGCCCTCGGAGCACCACGGGTCCAAGTCCGCCGACATCAAGGCGGCCTATCTCGACGACGACTTCGGTTCGTCGGCGAACATCTACCGCAACGACCGCGGCCAGCTCGTCGCCGGTGACGGGTCGAAGGGGTCGGTCTACTACGCGCGAGCGGCGCGGACCGGCGCGAGCCTGTGGCAGACCGCCGACGGCTCCCCCGGCAACCTGTCCGAGGACTTCGCGGTCGGCGGCTTCATCGGCTCGCTCGCGGTGGCCTCGAACGCCAGTGGCGAAGCGACGCAGATCGTCGGCGGCACCGCGATCCCGATCCCGCTGGCGAAGGACGGCGGCAACCTGCTCGGCGCCCTCGAAGACATCCACAGCTTCGACGCCAACACCGGCAAGGTGCTCTGGAGCGACCGGCTGGTCGCCCCGACGTACGGCTCGACCTCGATCGTCAACGACATCGCGCTGCTGCCGATGACCGTCGCGAGCTCCGTGGTCGCGGTCGACCTGAAGACCGGCCTGCCGCTGTGGGTCGGTCCGGTGCTCGGGCCGCCGTCATCCACGGCCGTCGTGAGCGGCTCGTCGGTCTACCTCGGCACCGGCACGAACGAGACCGACCTCGAGTACAAGGCGCTCAACCTCGCCATCCCGCCGTCGCTGGAACGAACCATCGGGCAGTCACCGCTCTCGCCGCTGTCCGGCGTACAAGCCTTCCAGCTCCTCTGA
- the fabI gene encoding enoyl-ACP reductase FabI, with protein MTALLDGKTILVTGVLTEASIAFRVAEAAQREGASVVLTGAGRSRSLTERIAKRLPVPAPVVPLDVTDDAELDGLTDAVRAHADRLDGVLHAIGFAPAAALGGNYLQTSWQEVSQALQISTYSLVSLVRAVRPLLTTGASVVGLDFDATRAWPAYDWMGVAKAGLESAARYLARDLGPHGVRVNLVAAGPLRTMAAKSIPGFDGFEQVWKERAPLGWDVDDARPAALACVALLSDLFPATTGSVVHVDGGVHAVGA; from the coding sequence ATGACGGCATTGCTCGACGGCAAGACGATCCTGGTGACCGGCGTCCTCACGGAGGCCTCGATCGCCTTCCGGGTCGCGGAGGCCGCCCAGCGGGAGGGCGCCTCGGTCGTGCTGACCGGTGCCGGGCGCAGCCGCTCGCTGACCGAGCGGATCGCCAAGCGGCTGCCGGTGCCGGCGCCGGTGGTCCCGCTCGACGTGACCGACGACGCCGAGCTCGATGGGCTCACCGACGCGGTGCGCGCTCACGCCGATCGGCTCGACGGCGTGCTGCACGCGATCGGCTTCGCCCCCGCGGCGGCGTTGGGCGGCAACTACCTGCAGACGAGCTGGCAGGAGGTCTCGCAGGCTTTGCAGATCTCGACGTACTCGTTGGTGTCCTTGGTGCGCGCCGTGCGACCGCTGCTGACCACCGGCGCCTCGGTCGTCGGGCTGGACTTCGACGCGACCCGCGCCTGGCCGGCGTACGACTGGATGGGCGTCGCCAAGGCGGGCCTGGAGTCGGCGGCCCGCTATCTCGCCCGTGATCTCGGGCCGCACGGAGTCCGGGTCAACCTCGTCGCGGCCGGGCCGCTGCGCACGATGGCGGCCAAGTCGATCCCCGGCTTCGACGGCTTCGAGCAGGTGTGGAAGGAGCGGGCGCCGCTGGGCTGGGACGTCGACGACGCCCGCCCCGCGGCGCTGGCCTGCGTCGCCCTGCTCTCCGACCTGTTCCCGGCCACCACCGGATCCGTGGTCCACGTCGACGGCGGAGTCCACGCGGTCGGCGCCTGA
- the fabG gene encoding 3-oxoacyl-ACP reductase FabG, with product MTAVTSRSVLVTGGNQGIGLGIAQRLAAAGHRVAVTHHASSAPADLHCVKCDVTDRDSVAEAVAAVSEAQGAVEVLVYAAGITRDGLALRMADRDWDDVIETDLAGAWACARSVLPAMAKARHGRLLFVGSVVGLLGSAGQANYAAAKAGLIGLARSLAREYAGRGITSNVLAPGLVETAMTASLSDAQRADIVARTPLGRAASVAEIASVAAFLVGDEASYLTGAVVPVDGGLGMGH from the coding sequence GTGACCGCGGTGACGTCGCGGTCCGTGCTGGTCACGGGCGGCAACCAGGGGATCGGGCTCGGCATCGCGCAGCGGCTGGCTGCGGCGGGCCATCGGGTCGCGGTGACGCATCACGCCTCGTCCGCGCCCGCGGATCTGCACTGCGTCAAGTGTGACGTGACGGATCGCGACTCGGTCGCCGAGGCGGTGGCGGCGGTCAGTGAGGCGCAAGGCGCGGTCGAGGTGCTCGTCTACGCCGCGGGCATCACGCGCGACGGCCTGGCATTGCGGATGGCCGACCGCGACTGGGACGACGTGATCGAGACCGATCTCGCAGGCGCCTGGGCGTGTGCGAGATCGGTGCTGCCCGCAATGGCCAAGGCGCGCCACGGCCGGCTGCTGTTCGTCGGCAGCGTGGTCGGGCTGCTCGGCTCGGCGGGCCAGGCCAACTACGCCGCGGCGAAGGCCGGCCTGATCGGGTTGGCGCGCTCGCTGGCCCGTGAGTACGCCGGGCGGGGCATCACCTCGAACGTCCTGGCCCCTGGTCTGGTCGAGACCGCGATGACGGCATCGCTGTCGGATGCCCAGCGTGCGGACATCGTTGCGCGTACGCCGCTGGGACGCGCCGCGTCCGTCGCGGAGATCGCATCGGTCGCGGCGTTCCTCGTCGGCGACGAGGCGTCGTACCTCACCGGAGCGGTGGTCCCGGTGGACGGTGGGCTGGGGATGGGGCACTGA
- a CDS encoding beta-ketoacyl-ACP synthase II produces MTRTPTRSVVVTGLGATTPLGGDMPSTWRALLDGQSGASLLTDEWAADLPVRIAARAACQPADLLPAPRMRSLDRSQQFALLAGLEAWRDAGAPDVEPERLAVVVSSGIGGVTTLLDQYDVLRANGARRVSPFTVPMIMPNGPAATLALELSARAGAHSPVSACASGAEAIAYGLAMIRDGRADVVVCGGAEAAIHPLPLAAFAAMRALSARHDEPKAASRPFDKQRDGFVLGEGAAVVVLESAEHAQARGASAYAVLAGAGMANDAHHVAAPEPEGRGAAAAITAAVADAGLAATDVTHINAHATSTPAGDVAEAAAIRRAFGDHADRIAVTSTKSGTGHLLGAAGALEAAITCLSLRDRVVPATANLDDPDDAIRLDLVRMSPRPLVAGGAALSNSFGFGGHDVALVFTES; encoded by the coding sequence GTGACCCGGACGCCCACTCGCTCTGTCGTGGTGACGGGGCTCGGTGCGACGACCCCGTTGGGCGGTGACATGCCCTCGACGTGGCGCGCGCTGCTCGACGGCCAGTCCGGTGCCTCGCTGCTGACAGACGAGTGGGCGGCCGACCTGCCGGTCCGCATCGCGGCGCGGGCCGCGTGTCAGCCGGCGGACCTGCTTCCCGCGCCGCGGATGCGCAGCCTCGACCGCAGCCAGCAGTTCGCGCTCCTTGCGGGCCTCGAAGCGTGGCGCGACGCGGGAGCCCCTGACGTCGAGCCGGAGCGGCTCGCGGTCGTCGTGTCGAGCGGCATCGGTGGTGTCACCACGCTGCTGGACCAGTACGACGTGCTGCGGGCCAACGGCGCCCGCAGGGTGTCGCCGTTCACGGTGCCGATGATCATGCCCAACGGACCGGCCGCCACGCTCGCCCTCGAGCTGTCCGCCCGGGCCGGAGCGCACTCGCCGGTGTCCGCGTGCGCCTCCGGCGCCGAGGCGATCGCGTACGGCCTGGCGATGATCCGCGACGGGCGCGCTGACGTCGTCGTCTGCGGTGGGGCGGAGGCGGCGATCCACCCGCTGCCTCTGGCCGCGTTCGCCGCGATGCGCGCGCTGTCGGCGCGCCACGACGAGCCGAAGGCCGCGTCCCGGCCCTTCGACAAGCAACGTGACGGTTTCGTACTCGGAGAGGGCGCCGCCGTAGTCGTGCTCGAGTCCGCCGAACATGCGCAGGCCCGCGGCGCCTCGGCGTACGCCGTGCTCGCCGGCGCGGGCATGGCGAACGACGCCCACCACGTCGCCGCACCCGAACCGGAAGGGCGCGGCGCCGCCGCTGCGATCACCGCCGCGGTCGCCGACGCCGGGCTGGCCGCGACCGACGTGACGCACATCAACGCGCACGCCACCTCGACGCCGGCCGGGGACGTCGCGGAGGCGGCGGCCATCCGTCGGGCGTTCGGTGATCACGCCGACCGCATCGCCGTGACCTCGACGAAGTCCGGCACCGGCCACCTGCTCGGAGCAGCGGGGGCGCTGGAAGCGGCCATCACCTGTCTGAGCCTGCGCGACCGGGTCGTCCCGGCGACCGCCAACCTCGACGACCCTGACGACGCGATCCGGCTCGACCTGGTGCGCATGTCGCCGCGGCCGCTCGTCGCGGGCGGCGCGGCGCTGTCCAACTCCTTCGGGTTCGGCGGCCACGACGTCGCCCTCGTCTTCACGGAGAGCTGA
- a CDS encoding acyl carrier protein, protein MSDQLIADLGEIVQEATGIPAARVVPGVSFREDLDIDSLSMVEIATMAEDKFGVSIPDAELAKLETVDDVVAFLGKAGVPA, encoded by the coding sequence ATGTCCGACCAGCTGATCGCCGACCTCGGCGAGATCGTGCAAGAAGCGACCGGAATCCCGGCCGCCCGCGTCGTACCCGGCGTGTCCTTCCGTGAGGACCTCGACATCGACTCGCTGTCGATGGTGGAGATCGCCACCATGGCCGAGGACAAGTTCGGGGTCTCCATCCCCGACGCCGAGCTGGCGAAGCTCGAGACCGTGGACGACGTCGTGGCGTTCCTCGGCAAGGCGGGCGTCCCCGCGTGA
- a CDS encoding beta-ketoacyl-ACP synthase 3 produces MIASAGLRGSRILGVGEHRPSRVMTNADLPPDLDTDDAWIRQRTGIERRHLAGDGESVVSMAASAATKALADAGVDPARVGQVVLATCSMPQSVPGGAPRVADMVGATGAGAYDVNGACAGFCYALAAASNAVRTGGADYVVVAGAERLSDLVDWTDRSSAILFGDGAGAVVVGPADQPGIGPLVSGSDGSAAELIGMTAAGHVRLDGPAVFRWATTSLRRTAREVCAVAGVVPDELAAIVLHQANLRIVNAIAASLDAPDAVVATDVVDTGNTSAASVPLALARLRREGRVASGDLAMTLAFGAGLTWAGLVVEVP; encoded by the coding sequence GTGATCGCATCCGCCGGGTTGCGCGGCAGCCGGATCCTCGGCGTGGGGGAGCACCGGCCATCGCGGGTCATGACCAACGCCGACCTGCCGCCGGACCTCGACACCGACGACGCGTGGATTCGGCAGCGGACCGGGATCGAGCGACGGCATCTGGCCGGCGACGGCGAGAGCGTCGTGTCCATGGCGGCCTCGGCGGCGACGAAGGCGCTCGCCGATGCCGGAGTCGACCCCGCTCGGGTGGGTCAAGTGGTGCTCGCCACGTGCAGCATGCCTCAGTCGGTTCCGGGTGGCGCGCCGCGGGTCGCCGACATGGTGGGGGCGACCGGCGCGGGGGCCTACGACGTCAACGGCGCCTGTGCCGGCTTCTGCTACGCCCTCGCCGCCGCGTCCAACGCGGTCCGCACCGGCGGTGCCGACTACGTGGTCGTGGCCGGCGCGGAGCGACTGTCCGACCTGGTCGACTGGACCGACCGCTCGTCCGCGATCCTGTTCGGCGACGGTGCCGGCGCGGTGGTGGTCGGGCCGGCGGACCAGCCCGGGATCGGACCGCTGGTCAGTGGCAGCGACGGCAGCGCCGCAGAGCTGATCGGCATGACCGCGGCGGGGCACGTACGCCTCGACGGGCCGGCGGTGTTCCGGTGGGCGACCACCTCGCTGCGACGCACGGCACGTGAGGTGTGCGCGGTCGCGGGCGTCGTGCCCGACGAGCTCGCCGCGATCGTGCTGCACCAGGCGAACCTGCGCATCGTCAACGCGATCGCCGCGTCGCTCGACGCTCCTGACGCGGTCGTGGCGACCGACGTCGTCGACACCGGCAACACCTCGGCCGCGTCCGTCCCGCTGGCGTTGGCGCGACTGCGCCGTGAAGGCCGTGTGGCGTCAGGCGATCTCGCCATGACCTTGGCGTTCGGGGCGGGCCTGACCTGGGCCGGTCTCGTCGTCGAAGTGCCCTGA
- a CDS encoding acyltransferase domain-containing protein: MLVVLAPGQGAQRHGFLAGWLELPGFRSRLDSLASGAEVDLASAGTELSDDAIADTAIAQPLIVGAGIAAAAELAIDPASCVLAGHSVGEFAAAAIAGMLDESAAMRLIGVRGRAMAQAAAAAPTGMAAVLGGDAAAVLAAIEAAGCVAANFNGAGQVVAAGRLEALERLSGTTPAGARMRPLAVAGAFHTDFMAPARDALAIAAADVVAHDGAGAVLSNRDGTLQADGAQVLSRLVDQVCLPVRWDACMATMAALGVTAVIELPPAGTLAALVRRALPSIDAVALRSPDDLDAARELLAQHTTQPSAAPGWRLLVAPEKGTVRLCDVVEQAGSSLIELLVADGDPVSAGQPLARVSAS, encoded by the coding sequence ATGCTCGTCGTTCTCGCGCCAGGTCAGGGCGCGCAACGCCACGGGTTCCTGGCTGGCTGGCTGGAGCTGCCAGGGTTCCGATCGCGGCTCGACTCCCTCGCGTCCGGCGCAGAGGTCGACCTGGCGAGCGCCGGCACCGAGCTGTCGGACGATGCCATCGCCGACACCGCGATCGCCCAGCCGCTGATCGTCGGCGCCGGGATCGCCGCCGCGGCTGAGCTCGCGATCGATCCCGCCAGCTGCGTGCTCGCCGGTCACAGCGTCGGGGAGTTCGCCGCCGCGGCGATCGCCGGGATGCTCGACGAGTCCGCGGCCATGCGGCTGATCGGCGTACGAGGCAGGGCGATGGCGCAGGCCGCCGCAGCGGCCCCGACCGGCATGGCCGCCGTGCTCGGCGGGGACGCCGCCGCGGTGCTCGCCGCGATCGAGGCGGCCGGGTGCGTCGCGGCCAACTTCAACGGCGCCGGGCAGGTCGTGGCCGCCGGCCGGCTCGAAGCGCTGGAGCGGCTGAGCGGGACCACGCCCGCCGGCGCTCGGATGCGGCCGCTTGCGGTCGCCGGCGCCTTCCACACCGATTTCATGGCGCCGGCTCGCGACGCGCTGGCGATCGCGGCCGCCGATGTCGTGGCCCACGACGGTGCGGGGGCCGTGCTGTCCAACCGAGACGGAACACTGCAAGCCGACGGCGCGCAGGTCCTGTCCCGTCTGGTCGACCAGGTGTGTCTGCCGGTGCGCTGGGACGCCTGCATGGCCACGATGGCGGCACTCGGCGTGACCGCGGTCATCGAGCTCCCGCCGGCCGGCACACTGGCCGCGCTCGTCCGTCGCGCTCTTCCGAGCATCGACGCCGTCGCCTTGCGTTCGCCGGACGACCTCGACGCGGCCCGCGAGCTGCTCGCCCAGCACACCACCCAGCCGTCGGCCGCCCCCGGCTGGCGGCTGCTGGTCGCGCCGGAGAAGGGAACGGTTCGGCTCTGCGACGTCGTCGAGCAGGCGGGGAGCTCTCTCATCGAGCTGCTGGTGGCCGACGGCGACCCGGTCTCCGCCGGGCAACCGCTGGCCCGGGTGAGCGCATCGTGA
- a CDS encoding helix-turn-helix domain-containing protein codes for MDRPGAAVVAATARRVERQSGALATRAQQRMAETLPWFDAMPPLPRTQVGLLVQAGIRGFADWLRRPEAGAAITAAVFDVAPRDLARLVKLEHTVELVRIAVDVTEAAVEEFAAEEAQAWAREAVLRYSRDIAFAAAQVYARAAEQRGAWDARLEALVIDAIVRGDVSDSLQSRASALGWQEPSHVFLMAGSSPDGDPERSLAHTRRLGREAGAEILTGVQSGRLVVVAGAPGRVARVVRGLLPAFADGPVVTGPVCAGLAEAASTVQDVFAALRAVPGLPDAPRPVAADDLLPERALAGDLRAARRLVADVYRPLAADQTMLDTADAYLGSGGSIEAAARSLFVHANTVRYRLRRIAEVCGHDLAAGRDRHVVQVALTLGRIDSNADL; via the coding sequence GTGGACAGGCCCGGCGCCGCGGTGGTCGCCGCGACTGCGCGCCGGGTCGAGCGGCAGTCCGGGGCGCTCGCCACGCGAGCCCAGCAACGGATGGCCGAGACGCTGCCGTGGTTCGACGCGATGCCGCCGCTGCCCCGGACACAGGTCGGACTTCTCGTCCAGGCGGGCATCCGGGGCTTCGCGGACTGGCTGCGCCGGCCCGAGGCCGGCGCAGCGATCACCGCAGCGGTGTTCGACGTCGCGCCCCGTGATCTCGCGCGGCTCGTGAAACTCGAGCACACCGTCGAGCTGGTGCGCATCGCGGTCGACGTCACCGAGGCGGCGGTCGAGGAGTTCGCGGCGGAGGAGGCGCAGGCGTGGGCGCGGGAAGCGGTGCTGCGCTACTCCCGCGACATCGCCTTCGCGGCGGCTCAGGTGTATGCCCGGGCCGCCGAACAGCGAGGCGCCTGGGACGCCCGTCTCGAGGCACTGGTGATCGACGCGATCGTGCGCGGCGACGTCAGCGACTCGTTGCAGTCGCGTGCGTCTGCGCTCGGCTGGCAGGAGCCCAGCCACGTCTTCCTGATGGCGGGAAGCTCGCCTGACGGTGATCCGGAGCGGTCGCTGGCCCACACCCGGCGGCTCGGCCGGGAAGCCGGCGCCGAGATCCTCACCGGCGTCCAGTCGGGCCGCCTGGTCGTCGTGGCCGGCGCACCGGGACGCGTGGCGCGGGTGGTCCGTGGCCTGCTCCCCGCGTTTGCCGACGGCCCGGTCGTCACGGGACCGGTGTGCGCGGGCCTTGCGGAGGCCGCCAGCACGGTGCAAGACGTGTTCGCGGCGCTGCGTGCCGTGCCCGGCCTGCCGGATGCTCCCCGACCGGTCGCAGCCGACGACCTGCTGCCCGAGCGGGCGTTGGCCGGCGACCTGCGGGCCGCGCGGCGGCTGGTCGCCGACGTCTACCGACCGCTGGCCGCCGATCAGACGATGCTCGACACGGCGGACGCCTACCTCGGCTCGGGCGGCTCGATCGAGGCGGCCGCTCGCTCGCTGTTCGTGCACGCCAACACGGTGCGGTACCGGCTGCGCCGGATCGCGGAAGTGTGCGGGCACGACCTTGCCGCCGGACGTGATCGCCACGTCGTGCAGGTTGCGCTGACGTTAGGGCGGATCGACAGCAACGCGGATTTGTAG